A genome region from Magnolia sinica isolate HGM2019 chromosome 8, MsV1, whole genome shotgun sequence includes the following:
- the LOC131254289 gene encoding probable CCR4-associated factor 1 homolog 11, producing MLPSRPSCVYRKPIRIRNVDSLNVESEFRIISGFLKDYPFISMDTEFPGVVYHNVPYTPDSVARDRYALLRANINALKLIQVGLTFSDSASNLPDLGTNYCYVWQFNFNFDPWCDLHAPESIELLRKNGIDFERNRFYGIDEARFGFLMKLCGLVGNNCFSWITFHSAYDFGYLIKVVTQRELPDYIGEFLKLMKDIFGYKVYDIKYLMRFCHNLYGGLERVANELGVDRAVGKCQQAASDSLLTLHVFTRLKDRGFQLYVPDHCGVLYGLKYPLGNLFSLN from the coding sequence ATGCTACCATCAAGACCTAGTTGTGTCTACAGAAAACCAATTCGTATCAGAAATGTGGATTCGTTGAATGTGGAGTCTGAGTTCCGCATAATCAGCGGCTTCCTCAAAGACTACCCTTTCATCTCTATGGACACTGAGTTCCCTGGTGTCGTCTACCATAACGTGCCCTATACACCCGACTCTGTAGCCAGGGATCGATACGCACTCCTTCGGGCGAATATAAACGCCCTCAAGCTCATCCAAGTCGGACTCACTTTCTCCGACTCAGCCAGCAACCTTCCTGATTTGGGGACCAACTACTGTTACGTCTGGCAATTTAATTTCAACTTCGATCCATGGTGTGACCTCCACGCACCCGAATCGATCGAACTATTGCGCAAGAACGGCATTGACTTCGAGCGCAATCGATTCTACGGGATTGATGAGGCCCGTTTCGGGTTCCTCATGAAGCTATGCGGACTTGTTGGGAACAATTGTTTTAGTTGGATCACCTTCCACAGTGCTTACGACTTTGGCTATCTGATAAAGGTGGTCACTCAGAGGGAGCTACCGGATTACATTGGCGAGTTTCTCAAATTGATGAAAGATATATTTGGGTACAAGGTTTATGACATAAAATATCTCATGAGGTTCTGTCACAACTTATATGGAGGGTTGGAACGTGTGGCCAATGAATTGGGGGTGGACAGGGCTGTTGGGAAATGCCAGCAGGCTGCATCAGATAGCCTGCTAACATTGCATGTTTTTACGCGGCTCAAGGATAGAGGTTTTCAGCTGTATGTTCCTGACCACTGTGGAGtattgtatggattaaaatacCCTTTGGGAAATCTGTTTTCATTGAAttga